Proteins found in one Brevibacillus brevis genomic segment:
- a CDS encoding NAD(P)/FAD-dependent oxidoreductase, which translates to MQVEYDTVIVGGGIAGLQTAIQLARCLRRVAVIDMPAGRSTIAKAYRNILGFSEGVSGDFLRQAGREQAQKYGATLITDEVTQLSTDPSGLFSIGTKSGIHTLTSRTLVLATGIRDPFPAIPGFSECVGVSIFLCPDCDGYETVEKDTAIIGAGPQAVSMADELIYYTSRLTVINHAEVQVDTQALSGLSKRGIMYRKEKVCTLHHTAGQLQEIELSSGERLSVERAFLAFPGAHALTELLRGLSVQILEKGHIHTNPRTKETDHPNIWAVGDINEHSQQVSIAMGDGTQAAIWIQKRLREYET; encoded by the coding sequence ATGCAAGTGGAGTATGATACGGTCATCGTCGGCGGCGGGATTGCAGGGCTTCAAACTGCGATTCAACTTGCAAGATGCCTTCGGCGCGTTGCAGTCATTGACATGCCAGCTGGTCGATCAACAATCGCCAAAGCCTACCGAAACATTCTCGGATTTTCGGAGGGGGTTAGTGGCGATTTTTTGCGTCAAGCGGGCAGGGAGCAAGCACAAAAATACGGCGCAACCTTGATAACAGATGAGGTAACCCAGCTTTCTACGGACCCAAGCGGTTTATTTTCGATAGGTACGAAAAGTGGCATACATACGCTTACTTCGCGAACGCTGGTTTTGGCAACCGGCATTCGTGATCCGTTCCCAGCGATCCCTGGCTTTTCCGAGTGTGTAGGGGTATCGATTTTCTTGTGTCCCGACTGTGACGGCTATGAAACAGTCGAGAAAGATACGGCAATCATAGGAGCGGGTCCTCAGGCTGTTTCGATGGCGGACGAACTTATTTACTATACAAGCAGGTTAACAGTCATAAACCATGCAGAAGTGCAGGTGGATACGCAGGCTCTCTCTGGACTTAGCAAGCGAGGGATAATGTATCGAAAAGAAAAAGTATGTACCCTTCATCATACGGCGGGTCAATTGCAGGAAATCGAGCTCTCTTCGGGTGAACGGTTGTCTGTGGAAAGAGCATTTCTTGCTTTTCCTGGTGCTCATGCATTGACAGAGCTTTTGCGTGGTTTGTCCGTGCAAATCCTCGAAAAGGGCCACATCCATACGAATCCGCGAACAAAAGAAACGGATCATCCCAACATCTGGGCGGTTGGCGATATCAATGAGCATTCTCAACAAGTGTCGATTGCCATGGGAGATGGAACACAGGCTGCTATTTGGATTCAAAAGCGGCTGCGTGAATATGAGACGTAG
- a CDS encoding genetic competence negative regulator, translated as MRVERLGQDKIRIFLTFDDLSERGIEKEDMWRDIPKVHELFNDMMEQAYHELGFEVSGPVAVEVFALPAQGMVVIVTRGKTGSKDGKEEEFEDEDVYELEVTLEESDLIMYAFRDFEHMVEAAHRINALLTNGGAAYFYQGKYHLVLEEVDLDQERYHKLIAILSEYGEATPITIYVLEEYGKVIVADDAVKEICRHFT; from the coding sequence ATGCGTGTTGAACGCCTTGGTCAAGATAAAATACGAATCTTTTTAACTTTTGACGACCTCTCAGAGCGCGGGATAGAAAAAGAAGACATGTGGCGTGACATTCCTAAAGTTCATGAACTGTTCAACGACATGATGGAACAGGCTTATCACGAATTAGGGTTTGAGGTATCAGGGCCTGTTGCAGTTGAAGTGTTCGCCTTGCCAGCTCAGGGAATGGTCGTAATCGTAACGCGTGGCAAGACGGGCTCAAAGGACGGGAAAGAGGAAGAATTCGAAGACGAGGATGTATACGAGCTAGAGGTCACGTTGGAAGAAAGCGATTTAATCATGTATGCCTTCCGGGACTTTGAGCATATGGTTGAAGCCGCCCACCGCATTAACGCTCTTTTGACCAATGGCGGAGCTGCCTACTTCTACCAGGGGAAATATCATCTGGTGCTGGAGGAAGTCGACTTGGATCAGGAGCGTTATCACAAACTAATTGCGATCCTCTCTGAGTACGGAGAAGCGACGCCGATAACGATTTATGTGTTGGAGGAATACGGGAAAGTGATCGTTGCCGACGATGCTGTAAAAGAAATATGCAGGCATTTCACGTAA
- a CDS encoding PIG-L deacetylase family protein, with the protein MKKKSILFIFAHPDDETFACGISISKYSETKMASTHLLCATKGQAGKAGDPPLCTPEELPRFREQELRDACAILGFDQVDVWEYQDKFLNTVPVDELVTRIHQAIHQIQPEIVVTFAPHGISGHPDHLAISHATTQAVLSLGPDTSVRKLYYATRSSDEGFGTMKPPFTDPIESITTIIHAPEYMQKVADALRAHRTQHLSVERVFPGVTKGEHHSVPPNNHYILAWHSLPNYTLQGKEADFFEGLA; encoded by the coding sequence ATGAAAAAAAAGTCTATCTTGTTTATTTTTGCCCATCCCGATGATGAAACGTTTGCTTGTGGGATTTCCATTTCCAAATATAGTGAGACCAAAATGGCCAGCACTCATCTCTTGTGTGCAACAAAAGGGCAAGCAGGAAAAGCTGGTGACCCCCCGTTATGCACACCAGAAGAACTCCCCCGATTTCGTGAGCAAGAGCTTCGCGACGCTTGTGCCATTCTTGGGTTCGATCAAGTAGACGTCTGGGAATATCAGGATAAGTTCCTAAACACAGTGCCCGTAGATGAGCTCGTTACTCGTATCCATCAGGCTATTCACCAGATCCAACCGGAAATTGTCGTCACGTTTGCACCGCATGGCATCTCCGGACATCCTGACCATTTGGCGATTAGTCATGCAACCACCCAGGCTGTCCTTTCTTTAGGCCCAGATACGAGCGTACGAAAGCTTTATTATGCGACTCGTTCATCCGACGAAGGATTTGGTACGATGAAGCCTCCCTTTACGGATCCAATCGAGAGCATTACGACGATCATTCACGCACCTGAATATATGCAAAAAGTAGCAGATGCCTTGCGGGCACATAGGACACAACACCTCTCAGTAGAACGCGTTTTCCCAGGTGTAACAAAAGGCGAGCACCATTCTGTTCCGCCAAACAACCATTACATCCTGGCTTGGCACAGCCTTCCGAACTATACCCTTCAAGGTAAAGAAGCTGACTTTTTTGAAGGCCTAGCATAA
- a CDS encoding Glu/Leu/Phe/Val family dehydrogenase, with translation MGNQDVVTESTEGKEKQESLNLLHSTQTVIKEALEKLGYQESMFELLKEPLRVLTVRIPVRMDNGEVKVFTGYRAQHNDAVGPTKGGIRFHPEVTEDEVKALSIWMSLKAGIVDLPYGGGKGGIICDPREMSFRELERLSRGYVRAISQLVGPTKDIPAPDVFTNSQIMAWMMDEYSRIREFDSPGFITGKPIALGGSHGRETATAKGVTICIREAAKRRNIDVKGARVVVQGFGNAGSYLAKFMHDAGAKVVGISDAYGALHDPNGLDIDYLLDRRDSFGTVTKLFNNTITNKELLELECDILVPAAIENQITAANAHNIKASIVVEAANGPTTLEATKILTERGILLVPDVLASAGGVTVSYFEWVQNNQGYYWSEEEVEEKLEKVMVRSFENVYSMSQTRRIDMRLSAYMVGARKMAEASRFRGWV, from the coding sequence ATGGGTAATCAAGACGTGGTAACCGAAAGCACCGAAGGGAAAGAAAAGCAAGAATCATTGAACTTGCTCCATTCAACTCAAACGGTGATCAAGGAAGCACTGGAGAAACTAGGTTACCAAGAATCGATGTTTGAACTCTTGAAGGAACCGCTACGCGTTTTGACTGTACGTATTCCGGTTCGCATGGATAATGGCGAAGTAAAGGTATTTACGGGCTATCGTGCACAGCACAACGATGCAGTAGGTCCGACCAAGGGGGGCATTCGTTTCCACCCGGAAGTTACTGAGGATGAAGTTAAAGCACTTTCTATCTGGATGAGCCTCAAAGCAGGTATCGTCGATCTGCCATATGGCGGTGGTAAAGGCGGTATCATTTGCGACCCGCGTGAAATGTCCTTCCGCGAATTGGAAAGACTGAGCCGCGGTTACGTTCGCGCAATCAGCCAGCTTGTGGGCCCTACTAAAGATATTCCAGCTCCGGACGTCTTTACGAACTCACAAATCATGGCATGGATGATGGACGAATATAGCCGTATCCGTGAATTTGACTCGCCTGGTTTCATTACGGGTAAACCAATTGCGCTGGGTGGTTCCCATGGCCGCGAAACAGCAACTGCAAAAGGTGTAACCATTTGCATCCGTGAAGCAGCGAAGCGTCGCAACATCGATGTAAAAGGTGCTCGCGTAGTTGTACAAGGCTTTGGTAACGCTGGTAGTTACTTGGCAAAATTCATGCATGATGCAGGCGCTAAAGTTGTAGGTATCTCTGATGCATACGGCGCGCTGCATGATCCAAACGGTTTGGATATCGACTACTTGTTGGATCGTCGTGATTCCTTTGGTACAGTTACAAAACTGTTCAACAACACGATTACCAACAAAGAGCTTCTTGAACTGGAATGCGACATTTTGGTTCCGGCAGCGATCGAAAACCAAATCACAGCTGCAAACGCTCACAACATCAAGGCGTCAATCGTAGTAGAAGCGGCAAATGGCCCAACTACACTGGAAGCGACTAAAATTTTGACTGAGCGTGGAATTCTTCTGGTTCCAGACGTACTTGCTAGTGCTGGTGGTGTGACTGTTTCCTACTTCGAGTGGGTACAAAACAACCAAGGCTACTACTGGTCTGAGGAAGAAGTAGAAGAGAAGTTGGAAAAAGTAATGGTTCGTTCGTTTGAAAATGTATACTCCATGTCCCAAACTCGTCGCATTGATATGCGTCTGTCTGCTTACATGGTTGGTGCCCGCAAAATGGCTGAGGCTTCTCGCTTCCGCGGTTGGGTATAA